In Strigops habroptila isolate Jane chromosome 4, bStrHab1.2.pri, whole genome shotgun sequence, a single genomic region encodes these proteins:
- the BDNF gene encoding brain-derived neurotrophic factor isoform X2 — translation MTILFLTMVISYFNCMKAAPMKEASVRGQGSLAYPGLQTHGTLESLNGPNADSRGLTSLADTFEHVIEELLDEDQDIQPSEENKDADLYTSRVMLSSQVPLEPPLLFLLEEYKNYLDAANMSMRVRRHSDPARRGELSVCDSTSEWVTAAEKKTAVDMSGATVTVLEKVPVPKGQLKQYFYETKCNPKGYTKEGCRGIDKRHWNSQCRTTQSYVRALTMDNKKRVGWRFIRIDTSCVCTLTIKRGR, via the coding sequence ATGACCATCCTTTTCCTTACTATGGTTATCTCATACTTCAATTGCATGAAAGCTGCCCCGATGAAAGAAGCTAGTGTAAGAGGACAAGGCAGCTTGGCTTACCCAGGTCTTCAGACCCATGGGACTCTTGAGAGCCTAAATGGGCCCAATGCTGATTCAAGAGGACTGACATCGCTGGCAGACACTTTTGAACATGTCATAGAGGAGCTTCTAGATGAGGACCAGGACATCCAGCCCAGCGAGGAAAACAAGGATGCAGACTTGTATACATCCCGAGTCATGCTAAGCAGTCAAGTGCCTTTGGAACCCCCACTGCTCTTTCTGCTTGAGGAGTACAAAAACTACTTGGATGCTGCAAACATGTCCATGAGGGTCCGGCGCCACTCTGACCCAGCTCGCCGTGGGGAACTGAGCGTCTGCGACAGCACGAGCGAGTGGGTGACGGCGGCAGAGAAAAAGACTGCAGTGGACATGTCCGGGGCAACTGTCACCGTCCTGGAGAAAGTCCCAGTACCCAAAGGCCAACTGAAGCAATACTTCTATGAGACCAAATGCAACCCCAAGGGGTACACAAaggagggctgcaggggcaTAGACAAGAGGCACTGGAACTCCCAGTGCCGAACTACCCAGTCTTATGTGAGAGCTCTCACCATGGATAATAAAAAGAGAGTTGGCTGGCGCTTTATAAGGATAGACACTTCCTGTGTATGTACATTAACCATTAAAAGGGGAAGATAG
- the BDNF gene encoding brain-derived neurotrophic factor isoform X1, protein MFHQVRRVMTILFLTMVISYFNCMKAAPMKEASVRGQGSLAYPGLQTHGTLESLNGPNADSRGLTSLADTFEHVIEELLDEDQDIQPSEENKDADLYTSRVMLSSQVPLEPPLLFLLEEYKNYLDAANMSMRVRRHSDPARRGELSVCDSTSEWVTAAEKKTAVDMSGATVTVLEKVPVPKGQLKQYFYETKCNPKGYTKEGCRGIDKRHWNSQCRTTQSYVRALTMDNKKRVGWRFIRIDTSCVCTLTIKRGR, encoded by the coding sequence TTCCACCAAGTGAGAAGAGTGATGACCATCCTTTTCCTTACTATGGTTATCTCATACTTCAATTGCATGAAAGCTGCCCCGATGAAAGAAGCTAGTGTAAGAGGACAAGGCAGCTTGGCTTACCCAGGTCTTCAGACCCATGGGACTCTTGAGAGCCTAAATGGGCCCAATGCTGATTCAAGAGGACTGACATCGCTGGCAGACACTTTTGAACATGTCATAGAGGAGCTTCTAGATGAGGACCAGGACATCCAGCCCAGCGAGGAAAACAAGGATGCAGACTTGTATACATCCCGAGTCATGCTAAGCAGTCAAGTGCCTTTGGAACCCCCACTGCTCTTTCTGCTTGAGGAGTACAAAAACTACTTGGATGCTGCAAACATGTCCATGAGGGTCCGGCGCCACTCTGACCCAGCTCGCCGTGGGGAACTGAGCGTCTGCGACAGCACGAGCGAGTGGGTGACGGCGGCAGAGAAAAAGACTGCAGTGGACATGTCCGGGGCAACTGTCACCGTCCTGGAGAAAGTCCCAGTACCCAAAGGCCAACTGAAGCAATACTTCTATGAGACCAAATGCAACCCCAAGGGGTACACAAaggagggctgcaggggcaTAGACAAGAGGCACTGGAACTCCCAGTGCCGAACTACCCAGTCTTATGTGAGAGCTCTCACCATGGATAATAAAAAGAGAGTTGGCTGGCGCTTTATAAGGATAGACACTTCCTGTGTATGTACATTAACCATTAAAAGGGGAAGATAG